The Paramisgurnus dabryanus chromosome 6, PD_genome_1.1, whole genome shotgun sequence genome has a window encoding:
- the LOC135767326 gene encoding uncharacterized protein produces MTDNAGPAAPPRATSIIMGSPWIQKYGGAESEVRLTEWKAQLEYLADLQGLSAAQRLQFVLNSLEGEARREVQAAPEAIRATAQTVFQFLTEQYGDHTPVAVLRSQFFNCKQGPRQPIRAFALRLREQFTRLQARRDHGLGDGETLLRDQFLLGMKEGPVRQSLRVQFRRDSGLTFEDLKKEALALEGDEVEVSETPVCAAVSGNTAAPPEHADWKQALRVELLKDVREQMSELSKALLGELRQGRAQEEPRPAPRERVYSERGREPPGRPNRFNRPRFEWDDQGRPICNRCGEPGHYSRQCGLRRASEGGF; encoded by the coding sequence atgactgacaacgcggggcctgcagccccaccccgtgccacATCTATTATCATGGGAAGCCCATGGATCCAGAAATACGGAGGAGCAGAGTCGGAGGTACGACTGACCGAATGGAAGGCCCAATTAGAGTACTTGGCCGACTTACAGGGCCTTAGCGCCGCTCAGCGgctccagtttgtgttgaactccctagagggagaagcaCGGCGAGAGGTACAAGCCGCCCCCGAAGCAATCCGAGCCACCGCCCAGACTGTGTTCCAGTTCCTTACTGAACAATATGGCGACCAtacccccgtagctgtcctccgttcacaattttttaattgtaagcaaggcccccgacaacctattagagcttttgccctccGGCTGCGAGAGCAGTTCACTCGCCTGCAGGCCCGACGAGACCATGGGCTAGGAGACGGAGAGACCTTGTTACGCGACCAGttcctcctggggatgaaagagggccccgtgagacaaagtctgagggtccagtttcgaCGGGACTCCGGGCTCACCTTTGAGGACCTAAAGAAGGAGGCGCTGGCCTTGGAAGGCGATGAGGTCGAAGTAAGTGAAACCCCTGTATGTGCGGCCGTAAGTGGGAACACCGCAGCACCACCTGAACACGCAGATTGGAAGCAAGCCCTCAGAGTAGAATTGTTGAAAGATGTCCGAGAGCAGATGTCGGAACTATCTAAGGCTCTTCTGGGAGAACTTCGTCAAGGTAGGGCGCAAGAGGAACcgaggccggcaccccgagagcgagtcTACTCTGAGAGGGGCCGAGAGCCACCGGGGCGCCCGAACCGTTTTAACCGGCCCCGCTTTGAGTGGGATGACCAAGGGCGGCCAATCTGCAATCGTTGTGGAGAACCAGGGCATTATAGCCGTCAGTGTGGGCTCCGCAGGGCATcggaagggggtttttag